The following coding sequences are from one Deltaproteobacteria bacterium CG2_30_66_27 window:
- a CDS encoding epimerase produces MPRTVFVTGSAGFIGSHVSGALLARGDRVFGFDNFDPFYDRRIKERNLAKLSEHPSFSFLEGDIRDASALARWGEGIRPDALIHLAAKAGVRPSVADPVGYADVNIHGTIRMLEWARERKVPKVLFASSSSVYGGNTKVPFSEDDFVDHPVSPYAATKKAGELLCHTYCHLYGMNVAALRFFTVYGPRQRPEMAIHKFTRKILGGEEIDLYGDGSSRRDYTYIEDIVSGVLGALAAPPGYRVYNLGESATISLSELVALIEKACGKAAVRCFQPSQPGDVPVTYADISRARKEIAYDPRTPIERGVTLFVDWYRREETSRPT; encoded by the coding sequence TTGCCCCGCACCGTCTTCGTCACAGGCAGCGCAGGCTTCATCGGCTCGCACGTCTCCGGTGCCCTCCTGGCCCGGGGGGACCGTGTCTTCGGATTCGACAACTTCGATCCGTTCTACGACCGCCGGATCAAGGAGCGCAATCTGGCAAAGCTGTCGGAGCATCCGTCGTTCTCCTTCCTCGAGGGGGACATCCGCGACGCCTCCGCCCTCGCACGCTGGGGGGAGGGGATCCGGCCCGACGCTTTGATCCACCTGGCCGCGAAGGCCGGAGTGCGTCCGTCGGTCGCGGATCCCGTCGGCTACGCGGACGTCAACATCCACGGCACGATCCGGATGCTCGAGTGGGCGCGGGAGCGGAAGGTCCCGAAGGTCCTCTTCGCCTCCTCCTCGTCCGTCTACGGCGGCAACACGAAGGTTCCCTTCTCCGAGGACGATTTCGTCGATCACCCGGTGAGCCCCTACGCGGCGACGAAGAAGGCGGGGGAACTTCTCTGCCACACGTACTGCCACCTGTACGGCATGAACGTCGCGGCCCTGCGCTTCTTCACCGTGTACGGCCCCCGCCAGCGCCCGGAGATGGCCATCCACAAGTTCACCCGGAAAATCCTTGGCGGGGAGGAGATCGACCTGTACGGCGACGGCTCCTCCCGGAGGGATTACACCTATATCGAAGACATCGTCTCCGGGGTCCTCGGCGCGCTGGCCGCTCCCCCCGGGTACCGGGTCTACAACCTCGGGGAGTCGGCCACGATCTCCCTTTCGGAACTGGTCGCGCTGATCGAGAAAGCGTGCGGAAAGGCCGCCGTGCGGTGCTTCCAGCCGTCGCAGCCCGGGGACGTCCCCGTTACGTACGCCGACATCTCCCGCGCGAGGAAAGAGATCGCCTACGACCCGCGCACGCCGATCGAACGCGGCGTTACGCTGTTCGTCGACTGGTACCGTCGTGAGGAAACGTCCAGACCAACCTGA